In one window of Microbacterium natoriense DNA:
- a CDS encoding acyltransferase family protein, with product MSAPAPADVRTRAAARTRRFRTDIQALRAVAIGLVVLNHLWPDRIPGGYVGVDVFFVISGFLITGHLHSELERTGRVRLASFYARRIRRLLPAALLVLAVTLLGVWWLLPYTRWMDNAVQAISSTLYVENWTLAGLSVNYSAHNAAASAVQHYWSLSVEEQFYLVWPLLLLCVAASVMRWRRSSDRRRVLLVVVAAVAALSFLASILYTASAPAQAYFVTFTRAWQFAVGAVVALIPAALLGRLNVLGASALAAAGFLGIAASAFLFGSETAYPGAVAGIPVLATAAVIVAGTGRRAPLWGISVVTDRKAVQWLGDVSYSLYLWHWPLIILLPFLIAQPLSWWSRLLILAVALLLAGGSRRWIEVPAQRASWWRSAPRAFLGGGAMMAMVAAIGLLLLAGATVRSTALPSPGQQSGPCHGPDALADPGACDPSAQVADPVVTEQDAYFGLAAECGELQERLMFDDRQTTRECDFSRDGETGPRVWLVGDSHAEQWQAAIFPTARAEGWRLTISSFPGCPPADVAFIGFDAPWGPVDYERCRDWAEALSEELLAEKPDLVVTSMAARQQLLDDGSGRSHDEQFIDGLRRTWSRWTDAGIAVVPIADTPLNGDVRDIDCLVLNSESPSACAVPRSAATPPDAVALAAAAPLSDVWPADLTSFLCDDSLCFAAVGGEPVFYDADHLSSAYAAMLGDRLRIVIDSALQRSVVANG from the coding sequence GTGAGCGCGCCCGCTCCGGCGGACGTGCGCACACGCGCGGCCGCGCGTACCCGTCGGTTCCGCACTGATATCCAGGCGCTTCGTGCCGTCGCGATCGGTCTGGTGGTGCTCAACCACCTGTGGCCGGACCGGATACCCGGCGGCTACGTCGGGGTCGACGTGTTCTTCGTGATCTCCGGGTTCCTCATCACCGGCCATCTGCACTCGGAACTCGAGAGGACAGGGCGGGTCCGATTGGCATCGTTCTACGCCAGGCGGATCCGCCGTCTGCTGCCCGCGGCCCTCCTCGTGCTGGCCGTCACGCTGCTCGGTGTGTGGTGGCTTCTCCCGTACACGAGATGGATGGACAACGCCGTACAGGCGATCTCGAGCACGCTCTATGTGGAGAACTGGACCCTGGCAGGGCTCTCAGTGAACTACTCCGCTCACAACGCGGCCGCCAGCGCCGTGCAGCACTACTGGTCGCTGTCGGTGGAAGAGCAGTTCTATCTCGTCTGGCCGCTTCTGCTCCTGTGCGTCGCCGCGTCCGTGATGCGTTGGCGGCGCAGCTCCGACCGGCGCAGGGTGCTCTTAGTCGTTGTCGCAGCGGTCGCCGCGCTGTCCTTCCTCGCGAGCATCCTGTACACGGCGTCCGCGCCCGCTCAGGCGTACTTCGTCACCTTCACGCGGGCCTGGCAGTTCGCCGTCGGCGCCGTCGTCGCGCTGATTCCGGCTGCTCTGCTCGGACGGCTCAACGTGCTGGGAGCGTCCGCCCTCGCGGCAGCGGGATTCCTCGGAATCGCTGCGTCTGCGTTCCTGTTCGGATCCGAGACGGCGTACCCCGGGGCGGTGGCCGGTATCCCGGTCCTCGCGACGGCTGCGGTGATCGTCGCCGGCACCGGACGGAGGGCGCCGCTGTGGGGGATCTCCGTGGTCACCGATCGCAAGGCGGTCCAGTGGCTGGGAGATGTCTCATACTCGCTCTACCTGTGGCACTGGCCGCTTATCATTCTCTTGCCCTTCCTCATCGCTCAACCGCTGTCGTGGTGGTCGAGGCTGCTAATCCTCGCCGTCGCGCTGTTGCTGGCCGGGGGGAGCCGCCGATGGATCGAGGTCCCGGCGCAGCGCGCCTCCTGGTGGCGCAGCGCACCTCGGGCATTTCTGGGCGGCGGCGCGATGATGGCGATGGTCGCCGCGATCGGGCTCCTGCTCCTGGCGGGAGCCACGGTGCGCAGCACTGCCCTGCCGTCCCCCGGGCAGCAGTCGGGCCCGTGTCATGGTCCGGACGCCCTGGCCGATCCCGGTGCCTGTGATCCGTCGGCTCAGGTCGCCGACCCTGTGGTGACCGAGCAGGACGCCTATTTCGGTCTCGCCGCGGAGTGCGGCGAACTTCAGGAACGGCTCATGTTCGACGATCGACAGACCACGCGAGAATGCGATTTCTCGCGCGACGGCGAAACGGGGCCGCGAGTCTGGCTCGTCGGCGATTCGCACGCCGAGCAGTGGCAGGCGGCGATCTTCCCTACGGCCAGAGCGGAGGGTTGGCGGCTCACGATCAGCTCCTTTCCGGGATGCCCGCCTGCGGACGTCGCGTTCATCGGCTTCGATGCGCCGTGGGGTCCCGTGGACTACGAGCGGTGCCGGGACTGGGCCGAAGCGCTCTCTGAGGAGTTGCTCGCCGAGAAGCCCGATCTCGTCGTGACGTCCATGGCTGCGCGGCAGCAGCTGCTCGACGACGGGAGCGGACGATCGCACGATGAGCAGTTCATCGATGGCCTGCGGCGTACCTGGAGTCGCTGGACTGACGCGGGAATCGCCGTGGTTCCGATCGCCGACACACCGCTCAACGGCGACGTGCGCGACATCGACTGCCTGGTGCTCAATAGCGAGTCGCCCTCAGCATGTGCCGTGCCTAGGTCGGCGGCGACGCCTCCTGATGCGGTAGCCCTCGCGGCGGCGGCGCCTCTGAGCGATGTGTGGCCCGCAGACCTGACATCCTTCCTCTGCGACGACTCGCTCTGCTTCGCAGCGGTCGGTGGTGAGCCTGTGTTCTACGACGCCGACCATCTCAGCAGTGCCTACGCCGCCATGCTCGGAGATCGTCTCCGGATCGTTATCGACTCGGCGTTGCAGCGGTCGGTGGTCGCGAACGGATGA
- the glf gene encoding UDP-galactopyranose mutase, producing MDLLVVGSGFFGLTIAERAAAAGRKVTVIDRRHHIGGNAYSENEAETGIEVHRYGAHLFHTSNPTVWEYVNRFTTFTNYVHRVYTNHKDIVFPLPINLGTINQFFNAAYSPDEARALVHELAGEFDPKTAQNLEERGIGLIGRPLYEAFIRDYTAKQWQTDPKDLPAEIISRLPVRYTYDNRYFNDTWEGLPIDGYTAWIERMADHPNIEVKLDVDYFDEAQPLNKRATVGQLPVVYTGPVDRYFDYAEGELSWRTLDFEEEVLPTGDFQGTPVMNYADAGVPYTRIHEFRHFHPEREERYPKDKTVIMREFSRFASRDDEPYYPVNTPTDRAGVLAYRELAKGERDVHFGGRLGTYQYLDMHMAIGSALSMWNNNLA from the coding sequence ATGGATCTCCTCGTCGTCGGGTCGGGTTTCTTCGGCCTCACCATCGCTGAACGAGCCGCCGCCGCGGGCCGCAAAGTAACCGTGATCGATCGCCGGCATCACATCGGCGGCAACGCCTACAGCGAGAACGAAGCCGAGACCGGCATCGAGGTGCACCGCTACGGGGCGCATCTGTTTCACACCTCGAATCCGACGGTGTGGGAGTACGTGAACCGCTTCACGACCTTCACGAACTACGTGCACCGCGTCTACACGAATCACAAGGACATCGTGTTCCCCCTGCCGATCAACCTCGGCACAATCAACCAGTTCTTCAACGCCGCGTACTCGCCGGATGAGGCGCGTGCTCTGGTTCACGAGCTCGCGGGCGAGTTCGATCCGAAGACAGCCCAGAACCTGGAGGAACGGGGAATCGGTCTTATCGGCCGACCGCTGTACGAAGCGTTCATTCGCGACTACACCGCCAAGCAGTGGCAGACCGACCCGAAGGACCTTCCTGCGGAGATCATCAGCAGGCTGCCGGTCCGCTACACCTACGACAACCGCTACTTCAACGACACCTGGGAGGGGCTGCCCATCGACGGGTACACCGCCTGGATCGAGCGGATGGCCGACCACCCGAACATCGAGGTGAAGCTCGACGTCGATTACTTCGATGAGGCGCAGCCGCTGAACAAGAGAGCCACGGTTGGTCAACTCCCGGTCGTCTACACCGGCCCCGTCGACCGGTACTTCGACTACGCGGAGGGCGAGCTGTCCTGGCGCACGCTCGACTTCGAGGAAGAGGTCCTTCCCACGGGGGACTTCCAGGGGACGCCGGTGATGAACTATGCGGACGCAGGCGTGCCGTACACGCGCATCCACGAGTTCCGTCACTTCCACCCCGAGCGTGAGGAGCGCTACCCGAAGGACAAGACGGTCATCATGCGCGAGTTCTCGCGCTTCGCATCGCGCGATGATGAGCCGTACTACCCGGTAAACACGCCTACCGACCGCGCCGGAGTCCTCGCGTATCGCGAGCTCGCAAAGGGGGAGCGAGACGTCCACTTCGGTGGTCGCCTGGGCACCTATCAGTACCTCGACATGCACATGGCCATCGGCTCTGCTCTGTCGATGTGGAACAACAACCTCGCCTGA
- a CDS encoding glycosyltransferase: protein MFDNEKKRYVTVNHTVFPTEGVAEVSALYVDTGSGDGSQPGEAYEIVSRRGIRVYAHRRVSLSTFFNAFPASYWQHWTKVRAVRLVTTVEGRGLISVYKSSARGRASALASKSFSDETVTFDLPVTSFIDGGSYWFDIAAGGADATLVSAEWQVAAPDGWTPGKATVGITTFNRPSYCLNQIIAVGQNEHVHDVLDRVIVVDQGTDLVSDQPGFTEAADRLGDKLVIIRQPNLGGSGGFSRAMLESLGSEESTYVLLLDDDAISEPEAIIRAVRFADFAAAPTIVGGGMLHLDDRSVLYTQGEVWDQNKSWMRPSGASEYDHDFAEDTLRATPELHRYLGADFNGWWMCLIPTTILREIGLSLPVFLKFDDIEYSLRAREHGYPTVCLPGVAVWHMAWHDKDPTRTWEEYFIHRNRVITGLLHSHVRNGGFLPLHSFLGDIKLLFMLQYSAVRLRHEAMRDVFRGPGGLPDLLPRKQAEIREMRTQFIDSKVVEDFSALPPVRRSSVAVMGAVSKPSNPISALILAARVGVRQLVIKQSSGSRRNPERIIPAQDITWWRFADIDSALVTSPDGLGVAWYQRDRAMMHRFLWRSIRLNLRLATNWGRLAAQYAEGTPRITSADEWRRTFDSVQQD from the coding sequence ATGTTCGACAACGAGAAGAAGCGCTACGTCACTGTCAATCACACTGTCTTCCCCACAGAAGGAGTGGCCGAGGTATCTGCGCTGTACGTAGACACGGGTTCCGGGGACGGCTCGCAGCCGGGCGAGGCGTATGAGATCGTCAGCCGCCGAGGCATCAGGGTCTACGCCCATCGGCGTGTGTCTCTGAGCACGTTTTTCAACGCGTTCCCCGCGAGCTACTGGCAGCACTGGACCAAGGTCCGTGCGGTGCGACTCGTAACGACGGTCGAAGGCCGTGGCTTGATCTCCGTGTACAAGTCCAGCGCTCGTGGCCGGGCATCTGCTCTCGCATCCAAGTCGTTTTCCGACGAGACGGTGACGTTCGACCTTCCGGTGACGTCGTTCATCGACGGCGGGTCCTATTGGTTCGACATCGCCGCAGGCGGCGCCGATGCCACGCTCGTCTCCGCCGAGTGGCAGGTCGCTGCTCCAGATGGATGGACCCCCGGCAAGGCTACGGTGGGGATCACGACGTTCAACCGCCCGTCGTACTGCCTGAACCAGATCATCGCGGTCGGACAGAACGAGCATGTGCACGATGTGCTGGACCGGGTCATCGTCGTGGACCAAGGCACGGACCTCGTGTCGGATCAGCCGGGCTTCACAGAAGCGGCTGATCGGCTGGGCGACAAGCTGGTGATCATTCGCCAACCGAACCTCGGCGGCTCCGGAGGGTTCTCGCGAGCCATGCTCGAGTCTCTGGGATCCGAGGAGAGCACCTACGTCCTGCTCCTCGACGACGACGCCATCTCCGAGCCTGAAGCGATCATCCGCGCCGTTCGATTCGCCGACTTCGCGGCAGCACCGACCATCGTCGGTGGAGGGATGCTTCACCTCGACGACCGTTCGGTCCTTTACACCCAAGGCGAAGTGTGGGACCAGAACAAGTCCTGGATGCGACCGTCAGGTGCCAGCGAGTACGACCACGACTTCGCAGAGGATACGTTGCGCGCCACACCGGAGCTGCACCGCTATCTCGGAGCGGATTTCAACGGCTGGTGGATGTGCCTCATACCGACCACCATCCTTCGCGAGATCGGGCTGTCGCTTCCGGTGTTCCTGAAGTTCGACGACATCGAATACTCGCTCCGCGCTCGCGAGCACGGATATCCCACGGTGTGCCTCCCAGGCGTGGCCGTGTGGCACATGGCGTGGCACGACAAGGATCCGACGCGCACGTGGGAGGAGTACTTCATCCACCGCAACCGCGTCATCACGGGGCTGCTGCACTCGCACGTGCGCAACGGAGGATTCCTTCCCTTGCACTCCTTCCTCGGCGACATCAAACTTCTGTTCATGCTGCAGTACTCCGCTGTGCGCCTTAGGCACGAGGCTATGCGGGACGTCTTTCGGGGACCGGGCGGTCTTCCGGATCTCCTGCCGCGCAAGCAGGCCGAGATCCGCGAAATGCGGACGCAGTTCATCGACTCCAAGGTCGTAGAGGATTTTTCTGCACTGCCCCCGGTGCGGCGTTCGTCTGTCGCGGTCATGGGAGCCGTGAGCAAGCCGTCGAATCCGATCTCGGCGCTGATCCTTGCTGCACGGGTCGGTGTGCGCCAATTGGTGATCAAGCAATCGTCGGGGAGTCGGCGCAACCCGGAGCGTATCATTCCGGCGCAGGACATCACCTGGTGGCGATTCGCCGACATCGACTCAGCTCTGGTCACGTCTCCCGACGGGCTCGGCGTCGCCTGGTACCAGCGCGATAGAGCGATGATGCACCGCTTCCTGTGGCGCAGCATCCGTCTGAATCTACGACTCGCCACGAACTGGGGCCGCCTCGCGGCTCAATACGCGGAGGGGACCCCAAGGATCACGTCCGCGGACGAATGGCGGAGGACATTCGACAGTGTCCAGCAGGACTGA
- a CDS encoding ABC transporter permease — MRGSTTGAPGTPRRYLHSLWLLSARDLKVRYSTSMLGYLWSVLDPLVMSAIYWFVFTQVFHRDVGEEPYIVFLISALLPWVWFNAAVGDFTRAFKKDARLVRSTAIPRSIWVNRIVLSKGMEYLFSLPVLVLFIVVNLLIEKNPDQVVQVGWGVLWLPVAILLQTVLLVGLGLLIAPLCVMYVDLERTTALILRAMFYATPIIYNVTDLPGIAQTLGAFNPLAGIFMLYRMPFFPEQWNPFALMISVLMSLFILVLGAWVFRRLERPVLKEL, encoded by the coding sequence ATGAGAGGTTCGACCACCGGGGCCCCGGGGACGCCCCGGAGATACCTGCATTCGCTGTGGCTGCTGTCTGCCCGGGATCTGAAGGTCCGCTATTCCACGAGCATGCTCGGGTATCTGTGGTCAGTGCTCGATCCGCTGGTGATGAGTGCCATCTACTGGTTCGTCTTCACTCAGGTGTTCCATCGCGACGTGGGTGAGGAACCGTACATCGTCTTCCTGATCAGCGCGCTGCTGCCGTGGGTGTGGTTCAACGCCGCAGTCGGCGATTTCACCAGAGCGTTCAAGAAGGACGCCCGGCTGGTCCGCTCGACGGCGATCCCCCGCTCGATCTGGGTGAACCGCATCGTGCTGAGCAAGGGCATGGAGTATCTGTTCTCACTGCCGGTCCTCGTCCTCTTCATCGTGGTGAACCTGCTGATCGAGAAGAACCCCGACCAGGTGGTCCAGGTCGGGTGGGGTGTGCTCTGGCTGCCGGTGGCCATCCTTCTGCAGACGGTCCTTCTCGTGGGCCTCGGTCTCCTGATCGCCCCGCTCTGCGTCATGTACGTCGACCTCGAACGCACGACCGCCCTCATCCTGCGCGCGATGTTCTACGCGACGCCGATCATCTACAACGTCACCGATCTTCCGGGCATCGCGCAGACGCTGGGAGCGTTCAACCCGCTCGCGGGCATCTTCATGCTGTATCGGATGCCGTTCTTCCCCGAACAGTGGAATCCCTTCGCCCTCATGATCAGCGTGCTGATGAGCCTGTTCATCCTCGTGCTCGGCGCCTGGGTGTTCCGCCGTCTCGAGCGCCCCGTGCTGAAGGAGCTGTGA